A segment of the Corythoichthys intestinalis isolate RoL2023-P3 chromosome 16, ASM3026506v1, whole genome shotgun sequence genome:
aattgaccgaggaatttaaaatgcatttcatggaagacccggtgctttctgatgccgtaaactcactggatgtgttgcataaaaggcgttatgtggaaaagattcgttctatacagtcgccagatccatatttgatgcccaaatcgatgtttttcgacccgctgtctccgccgtatttgcctgacatctgctagctaccctgaactgtacaactatcttgtccacacaaaatcagcctattctcacgaaagtttgaaaaactttaagagcttggaggcttataaatacttcgttgctggttgggtgaaacaggtcctcgtccacgaaaattcggcaggaatctatcttgtgcttggaaaggtgagttacgaaattttcaattcaaaatcttttgttattgctgacatccactgtcaagtctaatgtatttcatgtcgtttgtcaatggagttaaggcttttaatgtttatatggtttagcgatagcactctcactacatacatacgtgtatgttgtcggcgattagcctagcaatgatcttaattgtggttatttgtcagcccaaaaccctctaagtatattttaaatgcatcttaccggatataaaatgactactacatagtctgtggtgattttttggtgcccagttttcacgtcgaattacagccgtccatttcgctctcctctttggatccctcggaatacggtaaaacttcaagtctctccttccatcttctctgttagtgcaaccaacagccacacacgccttcaccattttgattattaatgttaaggagcagaaaaacacgccgtaaataggaggaatgtacgtagccgtaacaggttaacacaatgttttgacggacaattgggcggtaccattcaggagagcggagttgtgacgtcacgtgggtagggtctatactggacgaccccaagactcgaactaatgtactctgataaaattctgaagtatcatttcaaaataaagtactttgaaaattgcctattttagctgtcatttcgcctgattttaaaaattgattttaaaaaatctggttGATATCCTggtacggttccacttctgaggtatactagaccaggggttcccaacctattccactaaggcacactgtgggtgcaggatttcattcttaccaaacaagatgacaacactttttccccaatctggtgttttacaagtgcaatcagttgattgcagtcaggtgtggcttgttttagcagaagcctcattggttcaactgtctctgctggatcggctggaacaaaaaccaggacccacagtgtgccttgaggactgggttgaaaacccctgtactagacgaccccaagactcgaactaaagtactctgataaaattctgatgtatcatttcaaattaaaggtactttgaaaattgcccatttttgctgccatttcgcctgatttaaaaaaaatgattaaaaatgacagctaaaataggcaattttcaaagtacttttattttgaaatgatacatcagaattttatcagagtacataagatcgagtcttggggtagtctagtataccccaGATGTGGAATCGTCCCGGGATATtagccagattttttaaaatcaatttttgaaatcaggcgaaatgacagcaataatgggcaattttcaatgtacttttattttgaaatgatacatcagaattttatcagagtactttagttcgagtcttggggtcgtctagtataccccagaagtggaaccgtcccgggatatcagccagattttgttaaatcaattttttaaatcaggcgaaatgacagcaaaaatggccaattttcaaaatacttttattttgaaatgatacatcagaattttatcagagtactttagttcgagtcttggggtcgtctagtatacctcagccaGGATAtcaaccagatttttttttaatcaattttttaaatcaggcgaaatgacagctaaAATGAAATAATTACTCTGTGGGgcttgcctctttgacattttgagaagtgattttctcgcaaATactgtggtcagccatcggcacgcaaaagcgtatggaagccgttgagggccagcgcgtttgtctacgtccagtacgcatgcggaccacttatgtgcacccctgaatatagtATCACACCAGTAATGttttttataagcatgaataaaatatattccTTCACAGTCCACCTTTCATGATGCCGTTGTGCGTGGTGTGCGCGAGCCCCAGCTGGAACGCGAAAGAGGCAACGTTCAGCCGGAGCCGCTTCGGCAGGCTCAAGCGGGCCAAGCCTTAGTTCCAGTTCATCAGCTGGAGCCTGGGCGCACCTTTTATGATGTCGTCATGCGTCGTGCGCGTGAGCGCGAGCGCCAGCTGGAACACGAAAGAGGCAACATCATCGCTCAGTATCTGCAGAAGACGCTTCAGCAGGCTCCGAACCGCGAAGACCTTTAGTTGGGATTAATGAAAATGAAATCACTTGCCTACATTACTTGTGATTGATGAAAATAAAATCACTTGCCTACATTTAATGGGTGTGTGCAAGgctggcccagcctatacgcagacagtgcagctgcttagggcccctgaccacttggGGGCCCcaaatctggcaacctcattttatatgttgttaatagagcatcgtgaataatgtggcgcacattgccgtttatctttgcgaacatccattttcttgtcattacaatctggaaacctggggagtgacgttgaacctgctttgcgatgactggtgctcaaacttgcttggaaaatagatacacaaatatgtcgaagagaatttatcatcctggagcagagaaacgaaaaatctgattaatatacaaaatatggacgtatgggttggattgcatgcatGGGTTTCACAATAcactgacgaaatggtgggccaaaaatatgaggccccttggcattattgtgcttagggcccccaaatggcttgggccggccctgggtgtgtgtgcgcgcgcgttGCTTGTTCAATGGGACAGCATGAGTTGAAGTATGTGACGGTTGACTATGACGCGACTGTGCGAACAATCGTACGCGTTtgtactaagcttgagaacgataaaccgagacGACCGAATATCCGGTTTTCCAGGCGAGAaatacagatgtatcgatagtaaagttaccattcgacactaattagccattaaatattcagtgaaccgatagtagagatagaattcggctatcgtgagcacaagaatcggcttctaatgcctagttcaatgcattgcttaatattataatttagcttttacttctcatgctgcgcttgtgtctttcagtgaatgacacaagtgcGCGTCATTCACCAATCAGCTCAGacttagatcgagaccgcacgcatgatataatatggacaagcactactcacagcCGTGGTTGCCACAAgttacttcccatgcatttcggcacaaccgctactagtcgccgtcattacctgatcgtcacgggcgtgtcataacaacgcgagagctaacgaaaccactaTAACGTACGCAgcgtagcattttcttcacagcccaaaacgaaaacgaaactagtagtggcaacgaagcaaaatgctaaaacaatggacagtgtgatcaccgacggCAGCGACGTGctgtgattgattttcaacgcacccaggaaaacaaaagtcggactttgaagtgatgaaggcagccagatctgtttgcatgggacagagcttgtgtgaagtggtACAGAAATCGTgagttttaaccctgaaaaataacctactacaatgctggaaagggcggcatattgtttccacgaaacgcagtctgcttaaacatgaacatgtggattagttgatcttcctcaagaaaaatctgcccttcaaaaaagatatggacagtgatgagcaataaaaaatgaggaagcacgggcataagtgaatgactttgctgtgtattaggttaaagtaatgattattgacctgtctaaaatgctatgtttttattcccccaattataccagtcgtaaagcataatttactatttatttatgataacactagcaggtttaattttttttttcaagagctgctgcatataattttttgtttgtaagatgtttacattgaaagtttgcacttaaattacttacctcttgtgttcgaaacaccaggaaatacagtaattgaattactgcactttattgttgtctgtgactggagttttattgtattatcaatcccatccaacaaaatgacggtcatatagtaagccttattttttttctcataaaaaataaaacataacattggtatgaaattttgttaattttgctattaaaaaatgtggtcttttttatatttttaaaatactgtacgaacacacacaacaaatgtttactatcgtatcgtttgcactctgtatcgaaccgtattgttcttaaactgtatcgaatcgctgggccttaaaaatgtatcgttttttaatcgaatcgtaacctgtgtatctagatacatatcgaatcggcttcatgccagagattcccaaccctagttcgTACATGCACGTGCACTCTCACGTCACCCAGCGTGTGCGCATATGTGTGTGCTTGTACTTTTGTGTATTGCTTCGCAGGAAAATTGAATTCCATCAATTATTACTGAAGGTTTGTCTCATTTGAAACCATGCAGTTGTGTGCGTCTCCACACATGTACGTTGCTTGAAATCATGCTCTTTCATTGGTCATGGATTGATCGAACAGGCCAGTGTGTGGACTCACGAACACTTGTGTGTGAAGGGGGGTGCgcaccagtgacgtgcggtgaggttcatggttggtgaggcactgacgcctttagtgtcagatttccaaatatataaaccaaaaaggtagcttattcaattggctactggttatttcatatctcatcagcattcttcacaaaacacgcacacacggtacatattatcgatacgtaaaagtaagaacataacatgcatttgctctacaccctcattGTGTTGGCCGTctcaattctataattcatgcaacataaatgagagtaaagagtggtgtacaaaaccacagaattcaattctgacctttagtgaaatattcagttgtttttaaaacttttaattctgatactttaatccatttattacagattgctaaacaaaaagtgtgaaaagaaaaacaatattttatttaaggccaaaatttagtttttaaatattctattgtatttttcctagtctaagctctttttttttttttttttttttttttaaataagattgaaatgaaaactttgtggtcttgcgcctgtccttcaccacaaaaaacggcgttactttggaagtgcataggtttggtctcaacattcgtagggacgatataacagcataacctgcatgtaggtacactttttgctggggacgggacattaattagaccaaacagattggatgaagggggcaaagggctacatttctcatgtatatgaacctaatgaattaataggcaaaatgatcaatgcaaaataaatccttatctactgataataacttttatgtgcattggttcagatgatacactgttcaattcaaacctttgttttcaaaaaatactaaagaaacattttgaaaatttcctgaataaatgtctggtttttattagcataaacataatgaaaataattcacttaataatggtagggtcaattctatccttacaacatatggaactattgaaagatctaaattctctatataactgaacattatatcaagcAAAAAATGTAAGGCTGCTTaaacgttggtggggacaattttagcatcctgaaaagttggtagtgttatgtccctaccgtccctatgcaaacctatgcccttttagtaaaagtcctccttattttcctttactttaaaaaatctctccgcctcaatggagaggattgcttcaattagatcgttctgtgttctatttgacaagccagaaaacacagtggatgtgtccaaatgtctagctaacatctttctcagcaaaaccatgtaatcgttctacatatatgccacgtttagaagagcttacacactcatcgttaccacgaaatgttaactcctgtttagctaggatgcaggttgcattaatgaggtctttcaaactctttcggttttcctttaccttagcatggtggattctaccgcatacctgttaagtttcgcgatttggtcgggagactcccgattttgaccccaatgctcacgcctcacgattagaaagccaaatctcccgattttccaaaaatgtcaattttttttttttttttaacgtttttgtttgtcaccgttttgtaacgataccattcggcccgattcggaaagtgaccaacaacaaatggcctggccgtctccgacttccctggcctccctccccttcagagctggaaaagcccaaccaaacatctgacagggagggaagaggcgaagcaccaccgacttcccaagatgctggcactaataaaccggcttttagactggttcaagtctttattttggaaggaagagatggagctgaccctggtcggcctccagtattcgggaaaaacgacgttcgtcaacgtaattgccgtaagtcttacctgccagcgatagctaactagcctaatgctaatagcattagagctaatgatgggagaacgatgaagtcgctgctttactctgtgttttcgtggatcaaacatcatggaatattaaaccactgcggtcctacccccacaatatatgaatttaagtgagaaagcgtatcgttacttacttgaagtttaatcatttagattcgctattatgctaaagctaaagtgtatactatacactttattacattatatcattattactgtgctgaaacaaaaaatataaagtttcaattctaggttacaattcaattaaaaaactgccatgacaaagatacttttcaaaacaaatatgattaattttctaaatgatgtaattaatgttttgaatcttgctgatttagtctgacgaaaccctaattggagtgatggttgatgagatgaagaggctgctgaggaagctgatgtccaaatttgtgcaaatggatgtgatcaggaaagctgaggatatcctagatgttgattacaggaacaaggagaactggcatgacacaggcaacatagcagtatcacatgatgccagacaatacatggagcaagttgaagaccatctctgatgccaccaaaaagaggttctttgacagtgtagttaatttttacacaagtgttgtgaccaaaatgcacttgaaaaaaaatggttgcattttgtcttagcgattgtcgcgcgcgcgcgtcatcggggttggcaaacagaaatctccctatatgcaatttctacaacttaacaggtatgctaccgttgagcttccgctgttcgtcaaagccaaatcgatccatgagcttccaaaagtttttatagcaatcaggctttgaatgtgagtggtcgagctctcttgtttgctgaggcttcgtggtagttttttaatgtcacaatatctcgtgttagtccagacattggcacaagttgagaagaaaaggcagggaaagcagcaaaggcaatTTTTAGAAGGACAgctacatagccagtcttttcgggtgtaccagtccatttgaaaagcgcgagttatcttctgtcccgtagtttgaagcaaaccttttagctccggtgttgtgttaatcgcgtccacttttgacggaaagtccagtttcacgtacgccccctttcagtgcggcagagtactatctgccgcaacctgtgccttttcactgcgttttttttccccatcagcaaaactaaatatgtcgctaacaaacattaaactttaagggttaaagacattagccagactgtggaaaatcaggtcaaataaacgtatctggaaacattacaatggcgacatgcagatgtacggcaaccagcacgctccaattccatgtatcaacccagtttgttatggatagcgcattcagaggtgaggctttacttgttgctgccgcacctctcgtttcatttctttatttgaacaggaaataggcaaattcagcgattttgactataaaaaatgtttgaaatgagtcattcataaagagcaatggacaaatattcatataaatttgatgctataattatttttttgtcatgatgacaggtgaggcagaccgcacgtcactgattgatagaatgttaaaatgtttcctcctcccaATGGACAGGTttgtattagggatgtcccgatccaggtttttgcacttccgatccgatattgttttgcacttccgatccgataccgatactggccgataccgataccggtctctctgagcatgtattaaaagtttaaagttatttagcctccttacttagttgtcagactcatgttgaaaagggttttagtgtcttgataacaacttcccagctgaattaggtgagttggaATAACACATAATGGTTGGTAAGGTTGGTAATGATAAACactaaacattataaataacaaacagaaattacATATTTAGACAGTAAAACATGCtaataataatgtaaactgtcttaaaaaagcaaaacacgcaAACAACCTCAAACTATTAACTATTACACACTCcctttgatttgcttgcccagcccgaaaaatcccaaaattttatgttttatttgtcggcacgagcccaaaaaaaaaaaaaaaaaaaaaaattatgctttATTTGTGAGTACTCAGGAGCAATGCGTGgttacgttttgtgtgatcacgtttggtgACGccagtgcatatatgcataatgataacaaattatagccggtcttttgtaacaaattctcccagttaaacaagactgtaagatggatattcaataaacatttatatattttatatttgcatgtgtgttctaacaggtggatagtggatttgaccttTATTTTAATcccctcgagttggcagaaaaaaaaaacgcaaattttctcaatgtttaaatactctacatatttttatcacTATAAGTGCATTTACAcagcgaaataacgctggaaaagtacatacatacatacatacatacatcgttttagtataaatatatgaatatattagggctgtcaaacgattaaaaattttaatcgagttacttacagcttaaaaattaattaatcgtaattaatcgcaattcaaaccatctatataatatggcctatttttctgtaaattattgttggaatggaaagataagatgcaagatggatatatatatatattcagcctgcggtacttaaggactgtatttgtttat
Coding sequences within it:
- the LOC130904724 gene encoding ADP-ribosylation factor-like protein 8: MLALINRLLDWFKSLFWKEEMELTLVGLQYSGKTTFVNVIASDETLIGVMVDEMKRLLRKLMSKFVQMDVIRKAEDILDVDYRNKENWHDTGNIAVSHDARQYMEQVEDHL